From the Pseudomonas syringae KCTC 12500 genome, the window ACTGGCCTGGGCCTGGCACGGCGCAGAAATGAACCCGATGGCACTGGTTCGCGACTCGTCGAACATGGCCACATTCGCCGCCGATTTCTTCCCTCCGGACTTCCGTGAGTGGCGCAGTTACCTCAAGGAAATGCTGGTGACTATCCAGATTGCTCTGTGGGGCACGGCGCTGGCGATTGTCTGCTCGATACCGCTGGGCATTCTGTGCGCCGAGAACATCACGCCGTGGTGGATTCACCTGCCGCTGCGGCGCTGCATGGACGCTTTTCGTTCGATCAACGAGATGGTGTTTGCGATGCTGTTCGTGGTAGCCGTCGGGCTGGGGCCGTTCGCCGGGGTGCTGGCGCTGTGGATCAGCACCACCGGGGTCCTCGCCAAATTGTTCGCCGAGGCTGTCGAAGCCATAGAGCCCGGACCGGTCGAAGGGGTGCGCGCCACCGGTGCCAGCGCCTTGCAGGAAGTCATCTACGGGGTCATCCCGCAGGTCATGCCGCTGTGGATCTCCTATGCTCTATACCGGTTCGAATCCAATGTGCGCTCGGCGACGGTGGTCGGGATGGTCGGCGCAGGAGGCATCGGGGTTATCCTCTGGGAAAACATTCGCGCCTTTGCGTTCGTCCAGACCAGCGCCGTGCTGCTGGTGATCATCGTTGTGGTAAGCGTGATCGACATTGTGTCGCAGCGTCTGCGCAAGCAATTCATCTGACAGAAGAGGGGTGTTCAATGAACACTTTTTTTAACCATGCAGTTGTCTAGACAAGTTGGCCCAATGTACCACGAGCTCGCCAACATCTTGCGTGAAGAGCTGACCACCTATCAGCCCGGCGATTTCCTGCCCGCCGAATTCCAGCTGGCCGAGCGCTTCAGCGTCAACCGCCACACCATTCGCCGCGCGGTCGATGAACTGGTACGTGAGGGCAGCGTGTTGCGACGTCAGGGCAAAGGCACTCAAGTGCTGGAGCGTCCGCTGATTTATCCGATGCAGGCTGACAGCGCCTACAGCAAATCCTGGTCGGCGCAGGGCCTGGGCGTGGAAGCGATCCTGCTGCGTCGTCAGGAATGTCAGGCCAGCCGTGAAGATGCCCAGTATCTGGGAGTGGACGAGCACGCGCCGCTGATCGAACTGCAGACACTGCGCAAACTGGACGGCCAGGCGGTCAGCCTGATCTTCCACCGCTACAGCGCCCGTTACAGCGATTTGCTGGCCGATTACCGCGGCGGCTCGGTGCGCCAGTACCTGGCTGAGCGCGAGTTGCCGTTGAGCCGTGCGCAGAGCCTGATCGGCGCACGCCTGCCGTCCCGCGAAGAGGCCGCGTGGTTGCTGATGCCCCGACACATGCCGGCGCTGACCGTACTGACCGTTTCCTGTGACCCGGCGGGGCAGCCGGTGGAGCTTTCCCGCTCGGTCAGCCGCGCCGATCGCTTCCAGTATCAAGTGGCGACTCCTTTCAAGACGACCTGACACCGAGGTGTTCCATGCAAGCAACTCCCGAAACAACGGCGCGTCAGCACTGGATGGGCGTACTGGCCCGCGCTCATGCCGATCAGCCGAGCCGCGAGCAGTTGAACCGCCACGAAACGGCGCTACGCGACACCGATTACCAGATGATCCGCGCCCCGGAAATCGGCATGACCCTGGTGCGCGGCCGTATGGGCGGCACTGGTTCAGCTTTCAACCTCGGCGAAATGAGCGTGACGCGCTGTGTGGTGCGTCTGGCCGACGGGCGCACCGGCTACAGCTATCTGGCTGGACGCGATAAGCGCCACGCCGAACTGGCGGCTCTGGCCGACGCGCATTTGCAGGGCGCGCAGCAGGCCTGGTGGCTGTCCGAGCTGATCGAGCCCCTGGCGCGTGCGCAAGCCGAGCGTCGGGCGCGCAAGGACGCCGAGGCCGCTGCCACCAGAGTCGAATTCTTTACCCTGGTCCGAGGAGAAGACTGATGAATGCCGTCCTTTTGCAACCTGCCTTCACCGATCCGGTACTGGATGCCCAGCGCAGTTTTCGTGTCGCCCTCAAGGCGTTGTCCGGGCCGGGCGTGATCCAGACCTTGCCCAGCGCGCACCAGCCGCCGGCCTTGCAGGGCCTGGACAGTGCAACCCACGCCTTGTGCCTGGCGTTACTGGACCTGGACACGCCAGTGTGGCTGGCACCGGCATTCGATACCCCGGCGATTCGCGCGAACATTGCCTTTCATTGCGGCAGCCCGATTGTCACTGAGCGGCACGCAGCGCGCTTCGCGTTGCTCGATGCATCGACTGCCCTGCAACTGCACGATTTCGATACCGGCAATGACCGCTACCCGGATCAGTCCTGCACCTTGCTGATCCAGCTGCCTGACCTGCAAGGCGGGCGGGCGCTTGCCTGGAGCGGTCCGGGCATCGAGCGACACCATTCGGTGGCCCTGCCGCTGGATGAAGGTTTCTGGGCCGCACGTGAAGCATGTAATGTCTTCCCTTGCGGGCTGGATGTGTTCTTTGTTTCGGGCAATCGATTGCTCGGCTTGCCACGCAGTACCCGCGTGCAGGAGTGTGCCTGATGTACGTCGCAGTCAAGGGTGGCGAACAGGCCATCGATAATGCTCACCGCTTGCTGGCCAACAGGCGTCGTGGCGACACCGGTATTGCCGAACTCGACGTCGAGCAGATCCGCCAGCAACTGCCGCTGGCGGTTGCTCGGGTCATGAGCGAAGGCTCGCTGTACGACCCGCAACTGGCTGCACTGGCGATCAAGCAGTCGGCGGGCGACCTGATCGAAGCGATCTTCCTGCTGCGCGCCTACCGCACCACGCTGACGCGCTTTTGCGCCAGCGTGCCCATCGATACCTCGAACATGCAGCTCAACCGTCGCTTGTCGGCCACGTTCAAGGACCTCCCTGGCGGTCAATTGCTGGGGCCGACCTTCGACTACACCCATCGCTTGCTGGATTTCACCCTGCTGGCCGAAGGCGAGCACCCAGGCCCGGAAGTCACCCCGCACGCCACGCTTGAGCCCTGCCCGCGAGTGCTCGGATTGCTGGCCAAGGAGGGGCTGATGAAGCCCGAAGTCGACGATGGCGAGCGCGTCGCGGACATCACCCGCGAGCCGCTGGAGTATCCGTCCAGTCGTGCCCAGCGCCTGCAGGCACTGGCGCGTGGCGATGAGGGATTCCTGCTGGCGCTGGGTTATTCGACCCAGCGCGGTTATGGTCGCAATCACCCGTTCGCCGGGGAAATCCGTATCGGCGAGGTGGAAGTCTGGATCGAACCTGAAGAACTGGGCTTCCCGATCGTGATTGGCGACATCGAAGTCACCGAATGCGAGATGGTCAATCAGTTCGTCGGCTCGGCCAGCGAACCCGCGCAGTTTACCCGGGGTTACGGCCTGGCGTTCGGTAACGCGGAGCGCAAGGCAATGGGTATGGCACTGGTGGACCGTTCGCTGCGCGCCGAGGAATTCAACGAAGAGATCCTCTCACCGGCCCAGCAGGAAGAGTTCGTCCTGGCTCACTGCGACAACGTTGAAGCGGCGGGTTTCGTCTCACACCTCAAGCTACCGCATTACGTGGACTTCCAGTCCGAACTGGAGCTGATCCGCAAGCTGCGCAAGTCTGCACCGAAACCGGGGAGCGACCAATGACTCATGCACCGATGAACACTGCACAGCAAAGGCCTGCACGGGATGAGGCCTACAACTTCGCTTATCTGGACGAGCAGACCAAACGCATGATTCGTCGCGCCTTGCTCAAGGCGGTTGCGATCCCCGGTTACCAGGTACCGTTCGGCGGGCGCGAAATGCCGCTGCCGTATGGCTGGGGCACCGGCGGGATGCAACTGACCGCCGCAATCCTGGGCGCCGATGATGTGCTCAAGGTCATCGATCAGGGCGCTGACGACACCACCAACGCTGTCTCGATCAGGCGTTTCTTTGCCCGTACGGCTGGCATTGCCACAACCGAGCGCACGCCCGAGGCGACGGTCATCCAGACCCGTCACCGAATCCCGGAAACACCGCTGCACGCCGATCAGATCATGGTCTATCAGGTGCCGATTCCCGAGCCGCTGCGTTTCATCGAGCCCTCGGAAACCGAGACCCGGACCATGCACGCGCTGGATGATTACGGCGTCATGCACGTCAAACTCTATGAGGACATCGCCACCTTCGGCCATATCGCCACCAGTTACGCCTACCCGGTGATGGTCGATGAGCGCTATGTGATGGATCCGTCGCCGATTCCCAAATTCGATAACCCCAAGCTGCACATGAGCCCGGCATTGATGCTGTTCGGCGCAGGGCGCGAAAAGCGTCTGTACGCCGTGCCGCCGTATACGCAGGTGGTGAGCCTGGACTTTGAAGATCACCCGTTCGAGGTGCAGCGCTGGGAGCAGTGCTGTGCGATCTGCGGCAGCCATGATTCCTTTCTCGACGAGCTGATTCTCGACGATGCCGGGACGCAGAGCTTTGTCTGTTCCGACACCGATTACTGCGCCCAGCGCGTCAAACAGCAGGAGAACGACCGATGATCAGTGCACGTTCATTGGACCCGGCGCGCGAGCGCCTTCCCGAGGCTGTGCAGCCGCTGCTCAAGGTGCGCGGCCTGACCCGTCTGTACGGTGTGCAGAAGGGCTGTCAGGACGTCAGTTTCGATCTGTACCCCGGCGAAGTGCTGGGCATCGTTGGCGAGTCCGGCTCGGGGAAATCCACGCTGCTCTCGCTGTTGAGCGGACGTTGCCCGCCGGACCGCGGCAGCATCGACTATCGCAGCAAGGAGGGTGACTGGTTCGACCTGTACAGCGCCAGTGAGGCGCAGCGGCGCACCTTGCTGCGCACCGAGTGGGGCTTTGTCGAACAGAATCCGCGTGATGGCCTGCGCATGGGCGTGTCGGCCGGCGCCAATATCGGTGAGCGTCTGATGGCGCAGGGGGTGCGCAATTATCAGCAGTTGCGGGGTGCCGCGCTGGACTGGCTGACCCAGGTGGAGATCGATCCGCAGCGCATCGACGACTTGCCGCGGACCTTTTCCGGCGGCATGCAGCAGCGCCTGCAAATCGCCCGCAATCTGGTCTCCAGCCCGAGACTGGTGTTCATGGACGAACCCACCGGCGGGCTCGACGTGTCGGTGCAGGCCCGCTTGCTCGATCTGTTGCGCGGGCTGGTGCGCGAACTGGATCTGGCCGTGGTCATCGTCACCCATGATCTGGCGGTCGCGCGGCTGCTGGCTGACCGGCTGATGGTCATGCGTCGCTCGGAAGTGGTCGAAAGCGGCCTGACCGACCAGATTCTCGATGACCCGCAGCACCCGTATTCGCAACTGCTGGTGTCCTCGGTATTGCAGCCATGAGCCGCACTGTCCGAACATGCTGTACAGAAGAGGTGAGCCCGATGACAACCTTGATCGAGGTCCGTGACCTGTCGAAAACCTTCACCCTGCATCAGCACAACGGCGTGGTCCTCAATGTGCTGCGCGGGCTGAATTTCTCGGTGCGCGCTGGCGAATGCCTGGTGCTCAGCGGGCAATCCGGCGCGGGCAAAAGCACGCTGCTGCGCACCCTGTACGGCAATTACCTGCCTGCCGCCGGCAGCATTCGCGTGCAGCATGAAGGCGAGTGGACCGAACTGGTCGGCGCAACCCCGCGCCAGGTGCTTGAGGTACGACGCAAAACGCTCGGCTACGTCAGCCAGTTCTTGCGCGTGATTCCGCGTGTGTCCAGCCTGGACGTGGTCATGGAACCGGCTCTGGCGCGCGGCTGGTCCCGTGAGCAGGCTCAGGAGCGCGCGCAACTGCTGCTGGGGCGGCTGAATATTCCGCAGCGCCTGTGGCCGTTGGCGCCCAGTACGTTTTCCGGTGGCGAACAGCAGCGTATCAACATCGCGCGCGCGTTCATGGTGCCATGGCCGGTGCTGTTGCTCGACGAACCGACTGCGTCGCTGGACGACGCCAACCGCCGGGTGGTGCTGGAACTGGTCGATGAGGCCAAACGGGCCGGTGCCGCCCTGATCGGTATTTTCCATGATCGCGACGCCCGCGAGGCAGTCGCCAATCGTCAACTCGACATGACCCCGGTGGACCTCACCGCCAAGGAGTTGCTGCAATGCTGAACGAACAGGTTTTCAGTAACGCCCGCGTGGTGACGGCCGAACAGGTATTCACCGGCACTGTGGTGGTCCGTGACGGCCTGATTGCCGAGGTCGAGAGTGGATGCAGCCAGTTGAGTCAGGCCCAGGACATGCAGGGCGATTACCTGCTGCCGGGACTGGTGGAATTGCACACCGACAACCTCGAAAAGCACCTGTCGCCGCGTCCTGGCGTTGACTGGCCGTCGATGTCGGCGGTGATCAGCCACGATGCGCAAATCGTCGCCGCGGGCATCACCACGGTGTTCGACGCGCTGTCGATCGGCGACATCAACCCCAAAGGCAAGCGCATGCAGCAATTGCCCGCCATGCTGCAGGCGATTGCCGACGCCAATGCGGCAGGCCTGACTCGCGCCGAGCACGTGCTGCACTTGCGCTGCGAGGTCAGTCACCCGGATACCTTGAGCGTGTTTCGCGATCTGGTGGACCAGCCACTGGTGCAACTGGTCTCGGTGATGGACCATGCGCCCGGCCAACGTCAGTTTGCCCTGGAGTCGAAGTACCGCGAGTACTACATGGGCAAGTACCACATGAATAACGAGGAAATGGACCGTTTCATCGTCGAGCAGGTGGCCAACTCCAACGAGTACGCCGACCGCTACCGGCGTGCGATCGTCGAGCTGTGCCTGGCGCGCGGCCTGTCGATTGCCAGTCACGACGATGCAACCATGGCGCATGTCGAGGAGTCGGCGGGTTTCGGCATGAACATCGCCGAGTTCCCGACCACACTCGAAGCGGCCCGTGGCTGTCGGCAACTGGGCATGAGCGTGTTGATGGGCGCACCGAACATCGTGCGCGGCGGCTCGCACTCCGGTAACGTGGCGGCAGCATCGCTGGCCACGGACGGGCTGCTGGATATTCTGTCCAGCGATTACTACCCGGCCAGTCTGTTGCAGTCTGCATTCATGCTCGCCGCTCAGGACAACGCATGTGACCTGCCGCAGGCGGTCAACATGGTCAGCCGCACGCCGGCCGTGGCTGCCGGGTTAGCGGATCGTGGTGAAATCCGGGTCGGGCTGCGTGCTGATCTGATCCAGGCGCGTGATCATGCTGGCCTGCCGGTTATCGACAAGGTCTGGCGACAAGGCAAGAGGGTGTTTTGATGGTTGGCAGGTTGATCTATCTTATCGGGCCGTCCGGATCAGGCAAGGACAGCCTGCTGGACGCGGCCCGGGATACCCTGGCGCAACGCGACTGCCGAATCGTTCGGCGGGTGATCACCCGTTCCGCCGAAGCGGTGGGCGAGGCGGCGCAGGCGGTGACCGTCGAGCAGTTCGAGCAGATGCGCGAGCGAGGCGCGTTCGCCTTGAGCTGGCAGGCCAATGGTCTGCACTACGGCATTCCCGTCGAGATCGATCAGTGGCTGCTGGAAGGCCATGACGTCCTGATCAACGGCTCCCGGGCGCATCTGCAAAAGGCGCAGGCGCGCTATCCCACGCTGCTGGCGGTGTTGCTGACCGTCAATCAGGAGGTGTTGCGCAAGCGCCTGCTGGCGCGCAACCGGGAAAGCCTTGCGGAAATCGAGGAGCGCCTTGCGCGCAACTCGCGCTTTGCCGGAGATTTGCTGGCGAGCAATCCGCAGGTCTTCCCGCTGGATAATTCCGCTGATCTGCAACACACCGTTGCCACGCTGCTCGGCTTGCTCGACAAGCGCCACGCATGCGCCTGACCCTGCTGGGCACCGGTGATGCCCGACAGGTGCCGGTCTACGGTTGTCAGTGCATGGCGTGTGCTGCCGCGCGTGCCGACCATGATCTGCGCCGCTTGCCGTGCAGCGCGCTGATCGAATGCGCCGACCAGCGCTGGTTGATCGACAGCGGACTGACCGACCTCACCGAGCGTTTTCCGCCGCGTAGCCTGAGCGGGATTCTGCAGACGCACTACCACGCCGACCATGCTCAGGGGCTGTTGCACCTGCGCTGGGGTCAGGGGCTGGTGATTCCGGTCCACGGCCCGGCGGATCCGGAAGGCCTGGCCGACCTCTACAAACACCCCGGCATTCTGGATTTCAGCCAGCCATTCGCCGCATTCGAACGCCGTGCACTGGGCGCGCTGCAGGTTACAGCGCTGCCACTGGCGCACTCAAAACCTACGTTCGGTTACCTGTTCGAAGGTGAAGGGCAACGTTTTGCCTACCTGACCGACACCGTCGGCTTACCCGACGACACCCGCGAGTATCTGCAACGTGCACCGCTGGATCTGCTGGTGCTCGACTGCTCCATGCCTCCACAGCCTCAGCCGCCGCGTAATCACAACGACTTGACGTTGGCGCTGCAAACCATCGAGTGGCTAAGACCGGACAGGGCGATGCTGACGCATGTCGGCCATACGCTGGATGCGTGGTTGATGGAGCACTCAGGGCAGTTGCCGGGCAATGTAGTGGTAGGGCGGGATGAGATGAGTGTGTTCTGAGCGAGGTCTTCACATCGCGCCAATCTCCGGCTTGCCCGTTCTCGACCCGCCATAGATCGGCGGATGCGTGACGATGTGGGTCAGGTCGACCGCCGAGGCCAGCAGTTTTTGCAGGTCGGGACGCGGACGTGACAGGCGTGGATCATTCAGCGTTGCCTGCTCGATCGCCTCGGCGCAGGCCAGCAGTTTCGCATCGCCCCGAAATCCGCCGATCACCTGCAGCCCGAACGGCATACCGTTGTGGTCGGCGCCGCAGGGCAGGGACAGCGCCGGATTGGTGGTCAGGGTGATGGTGTAGCACAGCGCCAGCCAGCGATAGTAATTGTCCAGGGGCACGCCATTGACTTCGCGCAGGTACAGCTCGTTCCAGGGGAAGGGCGAGACTGGCGTGGTGGGCGCGAGGATCAGGTCGTAGTGTTCGAATTGTTTCTGAAAGCCGCGAAAGATCCGGCTTTGCTCGCCATGCGCCTTGACGCAGTCCTGCAGCGACATCGCGGCACCCATGTCGAAATTGGCGCGGGTGTTGGGCCCCAGTGCATCAGGGTCGCGGTCGTGAGCGTCCTGCAGCCCGGCGACGAAGGCTTCGGCACGCAGGACGTCGAAGGTGCGATGGGCGCTGGTCAGATTCAGGTCGATGGCTTCGCAGGACTTGAACAGCGATTTCAGGGCGCTGATCTTTTCCCGAAAGACGGCACGGATCCTGTCATCCACAGCACACGCGCCGAAGTCTTCGCTGTAGCCGACGCGCAGCTGGCTGAGGTCGATCGGGCGCGGTGCGAACTCGTCAGCGGCGATGGCATAACTCAATGGGTCGGACTGCCCCAGCCCGGCGCTGGCGCGCAGTTGCAGCAGGGTATCGGCAACATTGCGGCCCATGGGGCCTACCACTGAAATCGGTGTCCAGCCGAGCTTCTTGCGTTCACTCGGCACCAGCCCTGGTGAAGGACGCAGGCCGACGATACCGCACAGCGCCGCGGGAATGCGCAGCGAACCGCCGGTGTCCGAGCCGCTGCACAACGGCACCATGTCGACGGCCAGTGCGGCGGCGGATCCCCCCGAGGAACCGCCGGCATTCAGTTCAGGATTGAACGGGTTACCGGTCGCGCCCCACACAACATTGCGGGTATTGGCGCCTGCGCCCAGCTCCGGAACATTGGTCTTGCCGACCATGATTGCCCCGGCCGCACGCAGGCGCGCGACGAACAGGTTGTCCTGCGCGGGAATGTTGTCGCGAAACAGTTGCGAGCCGTAGGTGGTGAGTACCCCGGCGGTCTCTTCCAGATCCTTGATGCCGATTGGCAGGCCATGCAGCAGCCCCAGAGATTTGCCCTGCATGACGGCCTGTTCGGCCAGCAGTGCCTCGTCGCGGGCGCGCTCGAAACAGGTCGCGGCGAAGGCATTGATCTTCGGGTTCAGGCGTTCAATCCGCTCGATACAGGCGTCCAGCAATTCCACCGGAGAGAGCTGTTTGTTGCCGATCAGCGCACGCAGTTCGGTGGCGGATTTACCGAGCAGCTCAGACGATTTTTGCATGGAGTGTTCCTCACTGGACTTAGGTATAACGCTGGGTGCGGAGCATGGCTACGATACTGGCCCGAATGTTCATCGTTCCGCACGCTCTGGTATGACCCCCGAAGGTTGGACGATTATTTCTACGCTGCCTGAGCGGCCTGCATTCTGAACTCCACAGGGCTCAGGCCGTTAAGTTTCAGTTTGATGCGTGACTGATTGTAATACTCAATGTACTCGTCGATGCCCGCATGAAGCTCATCCAGATTGTTAAATTTGTTCAGATAGAAAAACTCGGACTTCAGCGTGCCAAAAAAACTTTCCATAGCCGCGTTGTCGTAGCAGTTGCCCTTGCGCGACATGCTGCATGTGATCGAATGCTCATTGAGTAATCGTTGGTAAACAGGCATCCGATATTGCCAGCCCTGGTCTGAGTGCAAAATAGGCTTTTCATGCGGCTCAAGCTTCTTGAACGCTCCTTCAAGCATTTCGTCCACCATGGAGTACAGCGGGCGCCTGGCGATTGCATAGGAAATGATTTCGCCGTTGTACAGATCCATGATGGGCGACAGATAGAGCTTCTGGCCTCCCACTTTGAACTCGGTGACGTCCGTGGCCCATTTTTCATTAAGGTGCTGGGCCTTGAAATCACGCTTGAGAATGTTGGGCGCAGCCTTGCCTACTTCGCCCTTGTAAGAGCGGTATTTCTTCACTCGCACCAGGCTCTTCAGGCCAAGCTGCCCCATCAGTTTCTGCACCGTCTTGTGGTTCACAAGATGGCCTGCGCGCCGCAACGCCGCCGTGATACGACGATAGCCATACCGGCCTTTATGATCGTAGAAAACTGTCTGAATCAGGTCTTTCAGCCCGGCGTACTTATCGCCCGCTTGCAGTACCTTTTGTTGATAGTAAAAAGTGCTGCGCGCCAGACCGGCAAGCTTCAGCAGGCCACCCAGAGAATGCCCCAGTCTCAGTTCGGTTACGATTTGCGCTTTTTCTGTTGCGCTATTCGTTGCTTCTTCTGAGCCAAGGCATCGAGCTTTTTTAGATAGTCGACCTCCATCCGCAGTTGCTTCACCTCGGCAAGCAACTCGTCACGCGAGCGCGATTCATCGTCGATTGAGGGGGCGTTCACAGGCGGAAGTGCAGTCGTCATCTTTCTTGGGCGTCCGGCTTTTGTGGGTGGCTTGGAGGAGGCATCAAAGGCCCCTTCTTCATAATGGCGCTGCCATAGACCGATGATGCCGAACTGACGGATATCGAACAAGGCCGCTGTCTGGCGCAGAGATAAACGCTCATCATGCATGCGCTTCAAAACAGTCAGCTTGAACTCGTCACTGTAGCGCTGGCGTTTTTTCTCTTGCAGGCCCGCTACGCCATGAATCTGATAGGCCGCAACCCACTGCCTAAGGCAGGAAAAATCCACATCGTGGCGATGCGCAACATCCCTCAAACCTGCCTTGCCAGCACAATACTCTTTCACGGCTGCGAGTTTTGCCTGCTCTGTATATTTACCCATGACGCCTCCAAAGGTTGCATCCAACCTTCGGGGGTCACACCACTCCGCGTGGGAATGCATTTCGTGACGCTCTGCGTCACACATCCCCCAGCGCCAGAATCGTCGCGACCAGCGCCTGGCCTCTGGGCACCAGGGTGTTCAGTTCCAGGTACTCGCGGTCGGTGTGGACCTTGCCGCCCACCGGGCCGAGGCCGCACAGGGTCGGGATCCCCAGGCTGGCGGTAAAACCCGAGTCGGCGCAGCCCCCGGTGAATTCGCCTTCCACGCTGAAACCCAGTTCCTGCGCGAGGCGCTGATAAATACTCAGCAACTCGGTGCTGTGTCGGGCTTCCATCGGCAGGAAGGTGGTGGCTTCCAGCAGTCTGGCTGACGTACCGGGCAGTTCCTCTTCGGCGACGATCGCCTGCACGGCGGCAAGTATTTCCGTCCATTGGCGAAGCTCGACAAAGCGCACGTCGAGCTTCGCCGTGGTGCTGGGCGCTACCGTGTTGCTGGAGGTGCCACCGCAGATCAGCCCGACATTGGTGGTGATGCCCGCTGCGTAATCAGTCAACGCATGCAACTTGATCACCTTGTGCGCCAGCGCCTGAATGGCACTGGCGCCGTCGGCATGATTGACTCCCGAATGCGCTGCGCGGCCGTTGACTTCGATGATCAGCGTGGCACCGCCTTTGCGCGCGCTGACCACATTGCCGCTGGCGCGCCCTGGCTCGGGATTGAGCACCGCGCGCGCCTGGCGGGCGTAGTGTTCGATGTGACTGCGAGCGCTGGCGGAGCCGATTTCCTCGTCGCCGGTATACAGAATCTGCACCGGGAACGGCAGCGGGCCTGCGCGTTTCAATGCCTTCAGCGCAAAGCAGTTGAGCACCAGTCCGCCTTTCATGTCGGCCACGCCAGGGCCGTAGGCCAGCTCACTGTCTTTTGTGTAGCCGCGTGTTGTAGTGGTGCCCTTGGGGAATACGGTGTCGCGGTGACCCAGCAACAACACCGGCTTGCCGGGTCCGCCGGGCAATTCAGCCAGCAACACATCACCGAAACCCTCGACCGGGATACGCTCGACGCTGATTCCGTCAGCCTGCAATTGTGCGCAGAGCAGGTCACCGACCGCGTCGACGCCGACCTTGTCGTAACTGTTGGAATCGGTATCGACCAGGCGCTGCAGCAGCGATTCCATTGCCTCATATTGCTCGGCCAGCCATGCGGTGGCGTGCAGTTGTGCCTCATTCATTCACTCAACTCCTGTGCCCGCTGCTCCCGTGTCAGTCGTGCGCCGTCCGTGCCGAGGTCCCAGAACAGTCCGGCCATGATTTGCAGGCTCTCCTTGACCACCGGAGCCAGCAAGTGCTCATCAGGCGCATGCTGCGAGCACGCCGGGTATGAGTGTGGCACCCAGACCGTCGGCAGGCCCAGCACTTCAGCGAACACGTCATTGGGCAGCGAACCGCCCAGATTGGGCAGCAGTGCGGGTTTCTTGCCGGTGGTGGTGGCCAGCGAATCCAGCGCCCAACCGACCCACGGGCTGTTCGGCGACAGGCGCGTGGCGTGCATCACGTCCATACGCGTCTGCCTGACCTCGACACGATCGAAGCCATGGGCATCGAGGTGCGCGCGCACCGCGGGGATGAACGCGTTGTAATC encodes:
- the phnE gene encoding phosphonate ABC transporter, permease protein PhnE, with product MTTHVAYTQVAGKPNGSRYLGWGLLLAALAWAWHGAEMNPMALVRDSSNMATFAADFFPPDFREWRSYLKEMLVTIQIALWGTALAIVCSIPLGILCAENITPWWIHLPLRRCMDAFRSINEMVFAMLFVVAVGLGPFAGVLALWISTTGVLAKLFAEAVEAIEPGPVEGVRATGASALQEVIYGVIPQVMPLWISYALYRFESNVRSATVVGMVGAGGIGVILWENIRAFAFVQTSAVLLVIIVVVSVIDIVSQRLRKQFI
- the phnF gene encoding phosphonate metabolism transcriptional regulator PhnF — its product is MQLSRQVGPMYHELANILREELTTYQPGDFLPAEFQLAERFSVNRHTIRRAVDELVREGSVLRRQGKGTQVLERPLIYPMQADSAYSKSWSAQGLGVEAILLRRQECQASREDAQYLGVDEHAPLIELQTLRKLDGQAVSLIFHRYSARYSDLLADYRGGSVRQYLAERELPLSRAQSLIGARLPSREEAAWLLMPRHMPALTVLTVSCDPAGQPVELSRSVSRADRFQYQVATPFKTT
- the phnG gene encoding phosphonate C-P lyase system protein PhnG gives rise to the protein MQATPETTARQHWMGVLARAHADQPSREQLNRHETALRDTDYQMIRAPEIGMTLVRGRMGGTGSAFNLGEMSVTRCVVRLADGRTGYSYLAGRDKRHAELAALADAHLQGAQQAWWLSELIEPLARAQAERRARKDAEAAATRVEFFTLVRGED
- the phnH gene encoding phosphonate C-P lyase system protein PhnH, which codes for MNAVLLQPAFTDPVLDAQRSFRVALKALSGPGVIQTLPSAHQPPALQGLDSATHALCLALLDLDTPVWLAPAFDTPAIRANIAFHCGSPIVTERHAARFALLDASTALQLHDFDTGNDRYPDQSCTLLIQLPDLQGGRALAWSGPGIERHHSVALPLDEGFWAAREACNVFPCGLDVFFVSGNRLLGLPRSTRVQECA
- a CDS encoding carbon-phosphorus lyase complex subunit PhnI is translated as MYVAVKGGEQAIDNAHRLLANRRRGDTGIAELDVEQIRQQLPLAVARVMSEGSLYDPQLAALAIKQSAGDLIEAIFLLRAYRTTLTRFCASVPIDTSNMQLNRRLSATFKDLPGGQLLGPTFDYTHRLLDFTLLAEGEHPGPEVTPHATLEPCPRVLGLLAKEGLMKPEVDDGERVADITREPLEYPSSRAQRLQALARGDEGFLLALGYSTQRGYGRNHPFAGEIRIGEVEVWIEPEELGFPIVIGDIEVTECEMVNQFVGSASEPAQFTRGYGLAFGNAERKAMGMALVDRSLRAEEFNEEILSPAQQEEFVLAHCDNVEAAGFVSHLKLPHYVDFQSELELIRKLRKSAPKPGSDQ
- a CDS encoding alpha-D-ribose 1-methylphosphonate 5-phosphate C-P-lyase PhnJ, which codes for MNTAQQRPARDEAYNFAYLDEQTKRMIRRALLKAVAIPGYQVPFGGREMPLPYGWGTGGMQLTAAILGADDVLKVIDQGADDTTNAVSIRRFFARTAGIATTERTPEATVIQTRHRIPETPLHADQIMVYQVPIPEPLRFIEPSETETRTMHALDDYGVMHVKLYEDIATFGHIATSYAYPVMVDERYVMDPSPIPKFDNPKLHMSPALMLFGAGREKRLYAVPPYTQVVSLDFEDHPFEVQRWEQCCAICGSHDSFLDELILDDAGTQSFVCSDTDYCAQRVKQQENDR
- the phnK gene encoding phosphonate C-P lyase system protein PhnK; protein product: MISARSLDPARERLPEAVQPLLKVRGLTRLYGVQKGCQDVSFDLYPGEVLGIVGESGSGKSTLLSLLSGRCPPDRGSIDYRSKEGDWFDLYSASEAQRRTLLRTEWGFVEQNPRDGLRMGVSAGANIGERLMAQGVRNYQQLRGAALDWLTQVEIDPQRIDDLPRTFSGGMQQRLQIARNLVSSPRLVFMDEPTGGLDVSVQARLLDLLRGLVRELDLAVVIVTHDLAVARLLADRLMVMRRSEVVESGLTDQILDDPQHPYSQLLVSSVLQP
- the phnL gene encoding phosphonate C-P lyase system protein PhnL produces the protein MTTLIEVRDLSKTFTLHQHNGVVLNVLRGLNFSVRAGECLVLSGQSGAGKSTLLRTLYGNYLPAAGSIRVQHEGEWTELVGATPRQVLEVRRKTLGYVSQFLRVIPRVSSLDVVMEPALARGWSREQAQERAQLLLGRLNIPQRLWPLAPSTFSGGEQQRINIARAFMVPWPVLLLDEPTASLDDANRRVVLELVDEAKRAGAALIGIFHDRDAREAVANRQLDMTPVDLTAKELLQC